ACCAGCCCCGAGCGGGGTCGCTCGCCCAGTCGACGACCTCCTCGGGCGTCTTCGGGTGGGTCCCCTCGACCTCGTAGAAGCCCATCGACGCCGTCGCGAGGCCGCGGAGTCTGACCGGCTCGCCGTCGGCGTCTCTGACCCACCGGCCGTCGGTGTGCAGTCGCGAGGGCGCCCCCTCGTCGTTCGCCGCCGCGGTCCCCGCGAAGCCGCCCAGCGCGACGCCGGCCACGCCCGCCCCCGTCGCTCGCAGGACGCCCCGCCGCGTCGCCGTCCGTTCCCATGTGCCCGTTCGCCGCTCGTCTGATCCGTGCGGATCGATATCTGGTGTCATGCCACTTTTCCATCGGAACGACACGATGTAATACCATAGTCGAGTGAAACGTCGGGCCGCTGAAACTCCTTGGATTTCACAGTGTGGAACGGCATAGGGCGCGTGAGGGTGTCTTCGGCCCGACGGGGTGCTCGCGCGCCAACTACCTGTCGCTCACACGAATGTTTTTAAGCCAGGGGGAACCACCCCGACGTGATGGTCGAGGCGTTCGCGGTCGCCAGCGGGAAAGGGGGGACCGGCAAGACCACGAGCACGCTCGCGCTGGGGATGGCGCTGGCCGAGGAGTACGACGTGACGGTCGTCGACGCCGACATGGGGATGGCGAACCTGCTCTTCCACGCCGGGCTCGCCGACGTGGAGACGACGCTGCACGACGTGCTCGTCGCGGGGGGCGCGCCGGTCGACGCGGCGGTCTACGAGCGCCACGGGATGCGGGTCGTCCCCTGCGGGACGAACCTCGCGGACTTCGAGGCGGCCGACCCCGCGCGCCTGCGCGAAGTCGTCGCGGCGCTGGCGGCCGACACCGACGTGCTCCTGCTCGACTCGGCGGCCACCCTCTCCAGTCGGGCCGCGGTCCTCCCGGTCGTGCTGGCCGACCGGGTGGTCGTGGTCCTCGAACCGACGATCCCCGCGCTGTCGGACGGGCTGAAGGTCCAGGAGTACGCCACCTCCTACGGGACCGAGACGGCGGGGATCCTCTTCAACAAGGTCAGAGACGCGGACGCCATCGAGCGCATCGCGCCGAAGGCCGAGCGGTACTTCGAGGGGCCGACGCTGGCGACCGTGCCGGCCAGCGACCGGGTGCGGGCGGCCCGACGGAACGGCCGGCCGCTGCTCGCCCACGCGCCCGACAGCGAGCCCGCCAGCGCGTACCGCGAGGCCGCAGCGACGCTGTCGGTCCGCGACGGCGACTCCGGGGCGGTCGCGGACCGCTTCCGCAGCGCGGTCCTCCCCGAGTCGCCGTGACATCCTCTCCCGCTACGACCGCGGGACTCCCTACAAGGGAAGTATTGGAGTGAGGTCTCAGGACGAAAATGCCGTGAGTTTCATCTGTCCGGATCTCGGACTCGGCTCACGGTGTCCTGCGGCGCTGTCACTGGCGCTCCCATCCCGAGGTGAGTCATCGCGGTCCGGTTCCCAAGGAACGCTCTCTCCCCACGGGTCAACGCGAGCGGCGACATTCGCACTCGCGTTAATATCTGCTTGGAACTCTGTTACCCAGCATGCACTGTTCGTACAGTGAAACTCCGCTTGCGATGGTCTTGCGCCGAGATGTCCGCAGGCATGGCATAT
The window above is part of the Halosimplex rubrum genome. Proteins encoded here:
- a CDS encoding nucleotide-binding protein, whose translation is MVEAFAVASGKGGTGKTTSTLALGMALAEEYDVTVVDADMGMANLLFHAGLADVETTLHDVLVAGGAPVDAAVYERHGMRVVPCGTNLADFEAADPARLREVVAALAADTDVLLLDSAATLSSRAAVLPVVLADRVVVVLEPTIPALSDGLKVQEYATSYGTETAGILFNKVRDADAIERIAPKAERYFEGPTLATVPASDRVRAARRNGRPLLAHAPDSEPASAYREAAATLSVRDGDSGAVADRFRSAVLPESP